From the genome of Homo sapiens chromosome 19 genomic scaffold, GRCh38.p14 alternate locus group ALT_REF_LOCI_7 HSCHR19LRC_PGF1_CTG3_1, one region includes:
- the KIR3DL2 gene encoding killer cell immunoglobulin-like receptor 3DL2 isoform X1: MSLTVVSMACVGFFLLQGAWPLMGGQDKPFLSARPSTVVPRGGHVALQCHYRRGFNNFMLYKEDRSHVPIFHGRIFQESFIMGPVTPAHAGTYRCRGSRPHSLTGWSAPSNPLVIMVTGNHRKPSLLAHPGPLLKSGETVILQCWSDVMFEHFFLHRDGISEDPSRLVGQIHDGVSKANFSIGPLMPVLAGTYRCYGSVPHSPYQLSAPSDPLDIVITGLYEKPSLSAQPGPTVQAGENVTLSCSSWSSYDIYHLSREGEAHERRLRAVPKVNRTFQADFPLGPATHGGTYRCFGSFRALPCVWSNSSDPLLVSVTDAAVMDQEPAGDRTVNRQDSDEQDPQEVTYAQLDHCVFIQRKISRPSQRPKTPLTDTSVYTELPNAEPRSKVVSCPRAPQSGLEGVF; this comes from the exons ATGTCGCTCACTGTCGTCAGCATGGCGTGCGTTG GGTTCTTCTTGCTGCAGGGGGCCTGGCCACTCATGG GTGGTCAGGACAAACCCTTCCTGTCTGCCCGGCCCAGCACTGTGGTGCCTCGAGGAGGACACGTGGCTCTTCAGTGTCACTATCGTCGTGGGTTTAACAATTTCATGCTGTACAAAGAAGACAGAAGCCACGTTCCCATCTTCCACGGCAGAATATTCCAGGAGAGCTTCATCATGGGCCCTGTGACCCCAGCACATGCAGGGACCTACAGATGTCGGGGTTCACGCCCACACTCCCTCACTGGGTGGTCGGCACCCAGCAACCCCCTGGTGATCATGGTCACAG GAAACCACAGAAAACCTTCCctcctggcccacccagggcccCTGCTGAAATCAGGAGAGACAGTCATCCTGCAATGTTGGTCAGATGTCATGTTTGAGCACTTCTTTCTGCACAGAGATGGGATCTCTGAGGACCCCTCACGCCTCGTTGGACAGATCCATGATGGGGTCTCCAAGGCCAACTTCTCCATCGGTCCCTTGATGCCTGTCCTTGCAGGAACCTACAGATGTTATGGTTCTGTTCCTCACTCCCCCTATCAGTTGTCAGCTCCCAGTGACCCCCTGGACATCGTGATCACAG GTCTATATGAGAAACCTTCTCTCTCAGCCCAGCCGGGCCCCACGGTTCAGGCAGGAGAGAACGTGACCTTGTCCTGTAGCTCCTGGAGCTCCTATGACATCTACCATCTGTCCAGGGAAGGGGAGGCCCATGAACGTAGGCTCCGTGCAGTGCCCAAGGTCAacagaacattccaggcagactTTCCTCTGGGCCCTGCCACCCACGGAGGGACCTACAGATGCTTCGGCTCTTTCCGTGCCCTGCCCTGCGTGTGGTCAAACTCAAGTGACCCACTGCTTGTTTCTGTCACAG ATGCTGCTGTAATGGACCAAGAGCCTGCGGGGGACAGAACAGTGAATAGGCAG GACTCTGATGAACAAGACCCTCAGGAGGTGACGTACGCACAGTTGGATCACTGCGTTTTCATACAGAGAAAAATCAGTCGCCCTTCTCAGAGGCCCAAGACACCCCTAACAGATACCAGCGTGTACACGGAACTTCCAAATGCTGAGCCCAGATCCAAAGTTGTCTCCTGCCCACGAGCACCACAGTCAGGTCTTGAGGGGGTTTTCTAG
- the KIR3DL2 gene encoding killer cell immunoglobulin-like receptor 3DL2 isoform 1 precursor (isoform 1 precursor is encoded by transcript variant 1; The RefSeq protein has 1 substitution compared to this genomic sequence) — MSLTVVSMACVGFFLLQGAWPLMGGQDKPFLSARPSTVVPRGGHVALQCHYRRGFNNFMLYKEDRSHVPIFHGRIFQESFIMGPVTPAHAGTYRCRGSRPHSLTGWSAPSNPLVIMVTGNHRKPSLLAHPGPLLKSGETVILQCWSDVMFEHFFLHREGISEDPSRLVGQIHDGVSKANFSIGPLMPVLAGTYRCYGSVPHSPYQLSAPSDPLDIVITGLYEKPSLSAQPGPTVQAGENVTLSCSSWSSYDIYHLSREGEAHERRLRAVPKVNRTFQADFPLGPATHGGTYRCFGSFRALPCVWSNSSDPLLVSVTGNPSSSWPSPTEPSSKSGICRHLHVLIGTSVVIFLFILLLFFLLYRWCSNKKNAAVMDQEPAGDRTVNRQDSDEQDPQEVTYAQLDHCVFIQRKISRPSQRPKTPLTDTSVYTELPNAEPRSKVVSCPRAPQSGLEGVF; from the exons ATGTCGCTCACTGTCGTCAGCATGGCGTGCGTTG GGTTCTTCTTGCTGCAGGGGGCCTGGCCACTCATGG GTGGTCAGGACAAACCCTTCCTGTCTGCCCGGCCCAGCACTGTGGTGCCTCGAGGAGGACACGTGGCTCTTCAGTGTCACTATCGTCGTGGGTTTAACAATTTCATGCTGTACAAAGAAGACAGAAGCCACGTTCCCATCTTCCACGGCAGAATATTCCAGGAGAGCTTCATCATGGGCCCTGTGACCCCAGCACATGCAGGGACCTACAGATGTCGGGGTTCACGCCCACACTCCCTCACTGGGTGGTCGGCACCCAGCAACCCCCTGGTGATCATGGTCACAG GAAACCACAGAAAACCTTCCctcctggcccacccagggcccCTGCTGAAATCAGGAGAGACAGTCATCCTGCAATGTTGGTCAGATGTCATGTTTGAGCACTTCTTTCTGCACAGAGATGGGATCTCTGAGGACCCCTCACGCCTCGTTGGACAGATCCATGATGGGGTCTCCAAGGCCAACTTCTCCATCGGTCCCTTGATGCCTGTCCTTGCAGGAACCTACAGATGTTATGGTTCTGTTCCTCACTCCCCCTATCAGTTGTCAGCTCCCAGTGACCCCCTGGACATCGTGATCACAG GTCTATATGAGAAACCTTCTCTCTCAGCCCAGCCGGGCCCCACGGTTCAGGCAGGAGAGAACGTGACCTTGTCCTGTAGCTCCTGGAGCTCCTATGACATCTACCATCTGTCCAGGGAAGGGGAGGCCCATGAACGTAGGCTCCGTGCAGTGCCCAAGGTCAacagaacattccaggcagactTTCCTCTGGGCCCTGCCACCCACGGAGGGACCTACAGATGCTTCGGCTCTTTCCGTGCCCTGCCCTGCGTGTGGTCAAACTCAAGTGACCCACTGCTTGTTTCTGTCACAG GAAACCCTTCAAGTAGTTGGCCTTCACCCACAGAACCAAGCTCCAAATCTG GTATCTGCAGACACCTGCATGTTCTGATTGGGACCTCAGTGGTCAtcttcctcttcatcctcctcctcttctttctcctttatcgCTGGTGCTCCAACAAAAAGA ATGCTGCTGTAATGGACCAAGAGCCTGCGGGGGACAGAACAGTGAATAGGCAG GACTCTGATGAACAAGACCCTCAGGAGGTGACGTACGCACAGTTGGATCACTGCGTTTTCATACAGAGAAAAATCAGTCGCCCTTCTCAGAGGCCCAAGACACCCCTAACAGATACCAGCGTGTACACGGAACTTCCAAATGCTGAGCCCAGATCCAAAGTTGTCTCCTGCCCACGAGCACCACAGTCAGGTCTTGAGGGGGTTTTCTAG
- the KIR3DL2 gene encoding killer cell immunoglobulin-like receptor 3DL2 isoform 2 precursor (isoform 2 precursor is encoded by transcript variant 2; The RefSeq protein has 1 substitution compared to this genomic sequence) produces MSLTVVSMACVGFFLLQGAWPLMGGQDKPFLSARPSTVVPRGGHVALQCHYRRGFNNFMLYKEDRSHVPIFHGRIFQESFIMGPVTPAHAGTYRCRGSRPHSLTGWSAPSNPLVIMVTGNHRKPSLLAHPGPLLKSGETVILQCWSDVMFEHFFLHREGISEDPSRLVGQIHDGVSKANFSIGPLMPVLAGTYRCYGSVPHSPYQLSAPSDPLDIVITGLYEKPSLSAQPGPTVQAGENVTLSCSSWSSYDIYHLSREGEAHERRLRAVPKVNRTFQADFPLGPATHGGTYRCFGSFRALPCVWSNSSDPLLVSVTGICRHLHVLIGTSVVIFLFILLLFFLLYRWCSNKKNAAVMDQEPAGDRTVNRQDSDEQDPQEVTYAQLDHCVFIQRKISRPSQRPKTPLTDTSVYTELPNAEPRSKVVSCPRAPQSGLEGVF; encoded by the exons ATGTCGCTCACTGTCGTCAGCATGGCGTGCGTTG GGTTCTTCTTGCTGCAGGGGGCCTGGCCACTCATGG GTGGTCAGGACAAACCCTTCCTGTCTGCCCGGCCCAGCACTGTGGTGCCTCGAGGAGGACACGTGGCTCTTCAGTGTCACTATCGTCGTGGGTTTAACAATTTCATGCTGTACAAAGAAGACAGAAGCCACGTTCCCATCTTCCACGGCAGAATATTCCAGGAGAGCTTCATCATGGGCCCTGTGACCCCAGCACATGCAGGGACCTACAGATGTCGGGGTTCACGCCCACACTCCCTCACTGGGTGGTCGGCACCCAGCAACCCCCTGGTGATCATGGTCACAG GAAACCACAGAAAACCTTCCctcctggcccacccagggcccCTGCTGAAATCAGGAGAGACAGTCATCCTGCAATGTTGGTCAGATGTCATGTTTGAGCACTTCTTTCTGCACAGAGATGGGATCTCTGAGGACCCCTCACGCCTCGTTGGACAGATCCATGATGGGGTCTCCAAGGCCAACTTCTCCATCGGTCCCTTGATGCCTGTCCTTGCAGGAACCTACAGATGTTATGGTTCTGTTCCTCACTCCCCCTATCAGTTGTCAGCTCCCAGTGACCCCCTGGACATCGTGATCACAG GTCTATATGAGAAACCTTCTCTCTCAGCCCAGCCGGGCCCCACGGTTCAGGCAGGAGAGAACGTGACCTTGTCCTGTAGCTCCTGGAGCTCCTATGACATCTACCATCTGTCCAGGGAAGGGGAGGCCCATGAACGTAGGCTCCGTGCAGTGCCCAAGGTCAacagaacattccaggcagactTTCCTCTGGGCCCTGCCACCCACGGAGGGACCTACAGATGCTTCGGCTCTTTCCGTGCCCTGCCCTGCGTGTGGTCAAACTCAAGTGACCCACTGCTTGTTTCTGTCACAG GTATCTGCAGACACCTGCATGTTCTGATTGGGACCTCAGTGGTCAtcttcctcttcatcctcctcctcttctttctcctttatcgCTGGTGCTCCAACAAAAAGA ATGCTGCTGTAATGGACCAAGAGCCTGCGGGGGACAGAACAGTGAATAGGCAG GACTCTGATGAACAAGACCCTCAGGAGGTGACGTACGCACAGTTGGATCACTGCGTTTTCATACAGAGAAAAATCAGTCGCCCTTCTCAGAGGCCCAAGACACCCCTAACAGATACCAGCGTGTACACGGAACTTCCAAATGCTGAGCCCAGATCCAAAGTTGTCTCCTGCCCACGAGCACCACAGTCAGGTCTTGAGGGGGTTTTCTAG